A stretch of Pseudolysobacter antarcticus DNA encodes these proteins:
- a CDS encoding heavy metal-responsive transcriptional regulator, whose amino-acid sequence MASYSIGEMAKRAGVGIDTVRYYERTRLLPAATRLASGYRNYDASDVQRVSFIRHAKALGFTLDEIRDLLTLSTDRERGVRGIKARAESRLADIDHRIRELQRVRRGLHQLIAACPGEGNLEACPILGALTHKENV is encoded by the coding sequence ATGGCCAGCTATTCGATCGGTGAAATGGCGAAACGTGCCGGTGTCGGAATTGATACCGTCCGCTACTACGAGCGGACCCGCCTGTTACCAGCAGCCACACGCTTGGCGTCGGGATACCGGAACTACGACGCCTCGGACGTGCAGCGCGTGAGTTTCATTCGCCACGCCAAGGCATTGGGCTTCACGCTGGATGAGATTCGTGACCTGCTCACGCTGTCCACGGATCGCGAGCGTGGCGTGCGTGGCATTAAGGCGCGCGCCGAATCGCGTCTGGCAGATATCGATCATCGTATCCGCGAATTGCAGCGAGTGCGCCGTGGACTGCATCAGTTGATTGCCGCATGCCCGGGAGAAGGGAATTTGGAGGCGTGTCCCATTCTGGGCGCGCTCACCCACAAGGAGAATGTATGA
- a CDS encoding sensor histidine kinase: MLEQSIVAHPVGRLGGKLFPALYVAPLVPIEQPSFSEIRGALVALAATQRDTEDLLKQSDQALLDAGERAKMRERFIAVLGHDLRNSLQSIGFGTYQLRQTVADAPSTDAIARIERSCGRMTELVQNILDFARGRLGDGIPLSLRQEDGLADELRHVIAEVQSVYAERDISSDISIVFPVTCDRRRLAQLLANLLTNAVTHGAADQQVKVRIHSCDKTFEMSVTNGGPTIPADRLARLFEPFSHGADNTQDPGLGLGLYIAAEITKSHGGTLTVSSQATQTCFTFRMPMPTLEVQEDKQVEPSGEQLLFR, from the coding sequence ATGTTAGAGCAATCCATTGTTGCCCACCCGGTCGGACGACTGGGCGGCAAGTTGTTCCCAGCACTTTACGTTGCACCGTTGGTCCCAATCGAGCAACCCAGTTTCTCGGAAATCCGGGGGGCACTCGTAGCATTGGCGGCAACCCAACGCGATACCGAAGATTTGCTCAAGCAAAGTGATCAAGCGCTCCTCGACGCTGGCGAACGCGCGAAGATGCGCGAGCGATTCATTGCGGTGCTGGGGCATGACTTGCGAAATTCATTGCAATCCATCGGCTTCGGTACCTACCAGCTCCGGCAAACAGTAGCCGATGCACCATCAACTGACGCCATAGCTCGAATTGAACGTAGCTGCGGTCGAATGACCGAGCTTGTTCAGAATATTCTGGATTTTGCACGCGGTCGACTCGGCGATGGCATTCCGCTCTCCCTTCGGCAAGAGGATGGATTGGCTGATGAACTACGACATGTCATCGCGGAGGTTCAGTCGGTCTACGCTGAGCGTGACATCTCAAGCGATATTAGTATCGTTTTCCCGGTCACGTGCGACCGCCGACGATTGGCTCAGTTGCTCGCCAATTTGTTGACGAACGCAGTTACCCACGGCGCTGCAGATCAGCAAGTGAAGGTACGGATACATAGTTGCGACAAGACGTTTGAGATGTCCGTTACCAACGGCGGCCCCACCATCCCGGCTGATAGGTTAGCGAGGTTATTCGAGCCTTTTTCTCACGGGGCGGACAACACTCAAGATCCGGGGCTTGGGTTGGGACTTTATATCGCCGCTGAAATTACCAAGTCGCACGGCGGAACGCTGACTGTCTCATCACAAGCGACGCAAACCTGCTTCACTTTTCGTATGCCAATGCCCACTCTAGAAGTCCAAGAAGATAAGCAGGTCGAGCCTTCGGGCGAGCAATTATTGTTCAGGTAA
- a CDS encoding ice-binding family protein, whose translation MLLCSSLPAWAQLSSFAVLGGSTVTNTATPTVINGNLGVSPGSAVTGFPPGIVTGGTIHAADTIAGSAQTDLTTTYNNLASAPCNTDLTGQDLGGKTLIPGVYCFSTSAQLTGTLTLDGQSNPNAVFVFKIGSTLTTASAASVVLINSASPCGVFWQVGSSATLGTGTALQGSIVALSSATLNTGANVSGRVLARNGAVTLDNSHVTVCAGGPVSGPIFSSVPTVLPILSPAFLLLLALVLVSAGVLMMRKNV comes from the coding sequence ATGCTGCTTTGCAGCTCATTGCCTGCATGGGCCCAACTTAGCTCCTTTGCGGTGCTGGGCGGCTCGACGGTGACCAATACCGCTACGCCTACCGTGATTAACGGCAATCTTGGCGTATCACCGGGCAGCGCGGTCACCGGCTTCCCCCCTGGAATCGTGACAGGAGGGACGATCCACGCCGCCGATACGATTGCGGGCTCGGCCCAGACTGACCTCACAACTACTTACAACAATCTGGCCAGTGCGCCTTGCAACACCGACCTGACCGGTCAGGACTTGGGCGGCAAGACGCTGATCCCAGGCGTCTATTGCTTTTCCACCTCTGCTCAGCTGACGGGCACGCTCACCTTGGATGGTCAAAGCAATCCCAATGCAGTTTTCGTTTTCAAGATTGGCAGCACTTTGACAACAGCGAGCGCCGCGTCCGTCGTGTTGATCAACAGCGCATCGCCTTGTGGGGTTTTCTGGCAAGTCGGCAGCTCCGCGACTCTAGGGACGGGTACCGCGCTGCAGGGAAGCATTGTCGCGCTTTCCAGTGCCACCTTGAACACCGGCGCAAATGTGTCAGGAAGAGTGTTGGCACGAAATGGTGCGGTGACCCTGGACAACAGCCATGTCACCGTATGCGCCGGTGGGCCGGTCTCCGGTCCCATTTTCTCGTCGGTCCCTACCGTACTGCCAATACTTTCGCCCGCGTTTTTGCTGTTGCTGGCCCTCGTGCTCGTGTCGGCAGGCGTGTTGATGATGAGAAAAAACGTCTAG
- a CDS encoding choice-of-anchor Q domain-containing protein, which yields MFRLPKRLTKCVCTSHLDMGRVRPLSRKHAPQLVLVVLALVFCMSSAVHATQIGCAGTTGDSGGLIEAITNANDSVSGADTIELAPLCTYTFSVADNWWYGPNALPPIASTIVINGNGATLQATHVGDPTPMTVNAFRFFYVSGGLELRAGSLTLNDLTLSGGYAKGGDSWTRGGGGGAGMGGAIFNQGRLTLAAVTLTGNVAQGGTNVMKALTGTYGAAYGGGGMGEDAPIDGDSGNGGGFGGSFSGVGGLGAPIGQSGGGGGGGFITGSNGNGSTGGGMGALGNGSADGGDGGSGRTGAGAGGDFGTGGHRGDIPTNNGSPGGGGGGGGIGGGGGSSGAFLSDGGGGGFGGGGGGGYEDFIYGIGGVGGFGGGGGGSITGAEAVQGGFGGGYGFAERGGSGSGMGGAIFNHAGTVDLTNVSISGNAANGGAGGDGSGIGGAIFNLNGAVSMNFCTIAANSVSGTNGNDASTGASDSAIYSLAYGNVIQNGSASAASLRIANSIVYGNGSATNDVANNVVPGTLATNSGNTATVTYVGANIIDSFGNFGLASSVGSPPMTNDPKLEPLQNNGGNTQTMALQADSPAIDAAIPCAHLPATDQRGNARIWGSAPDLGAYEYGSSPGRNDDIFRAGFDSTYNCP from the coding sequence ATGTTCAGACTTCCCAAGAGACTTACTAAATGCGTTTGCACTTCGCATCTGGATATGGGGCGTGTGAGGCCGCTATCCCGCAAGCATGCCCCTCAGCTAGTTTTGGTCGTGCTCGCCCTAGTATTTTGCATGTCTTCGGCAGTGCATGCGACTCAGATTGGCTGCGCTGGCACGACGGGCGACAGCGGAGGCTTGATAGAGGCAATCACCAACGCGAACGACAGCGTTAGCGGTGCCGATACTATCGAGCTCGCTCCGCTATGTACCTATACATTCAGCGTTGCAGATAACTGGTGGTATGGCCCCAACGCGCTTCCACCGATTGCATCGACCATCGTCATCAATGGTAATGGCGCCACTTTGCAAGCTACACATGTTGGCGACCCGACGCCGATGACAGTAAATGCATTTCGTTTCTTTTATGTCTCCGGCGGTCTCGAATTACGCGCCGGTAGCTTGACTCTCAATGATCTAACGCTGAGTGGCGGCTATGCCAAGGGAGGCGATAGCTGGACGAGAGGCGGAGGCGGCGGTGCCGGCATGGGCGGGGCTATCTTCAATCAGGGTCGACTCACACTCGCGGCAGTCACCTTGACTGGCAACGTCGCGCAGGGTGGAACCAACGTCATGAAAGCATTAACCGGAACCTATGGAGCGGCGTATGGCGGTGGCGGTATGGGTGAGGATGCACCCATCGATGGCGACAGTGGCAACGGTGGTGGATTTGGCGGTAGCTTTAGCGGTGTCGGTGGCCTAGGGGCCCCTATCGGGCAATCAGGTGGCGGCGGAGGCGGCGGATTTATCACGGGGTCAAACGGCAATGGATCCACGGGAGGTGGTATGGGCGCCCTTGGCAATGGTTCTGCGGATGGTGGCGATGGCGGTTCTGGCAGGACAGGTGCTGGTGCGGGCGGTGATTTTGGCACCGGCGGTCACCGTGGCGATATTCCTACCAATAATGGCAGTCCAGGCGGCGGCGGCGGAGGCGGAGGTATCGGCGGTGGCGGTGGGAGTTCAGGAGCTTTTTTGTCGGATGGCGGCGGCGGTGGTTTCGGCGGCGGCGGTGGTGGTGGCTACGAAGATTTCATTTACGGGATAGGTGGTGTTGGCGGTTTTGGCGGTGGCGGCGGCGGTAGCATCACCGGCGCTGAAGCGGTGCAAGGTGGTTTCGGCGGCGGATATGGATTCGCCGAAAGAGGCGGGAGCGGAAGCGGGATGGGCGGCGCAATCTTCAATCATGCAGGAACTGTCGACCTGACCAATGTCAGCATCAGTGGGAACGCAGCCAATGGAGGTGCAGGCGGTGATGGATCCGGTATAGGCGGCGCAATCTTCAATCTCAATGGTGCGGTCAGCATGAATTTTTGCACGATCGCAGCCAATAGCGTGTCAGGCACCAACGGCAACGACGCGAGCACAGGGGCCAGCGATAGCGCTATCTACTCGCTGGCGTATGGCAACGTGATCCAGAACGGTTCAGCAAGTGCAGCCTCGCTCCGCATTGCTAACAGCATCGTGTATGGCAACGGCAGCGCGACCAACGACGTTGCAAACAATGTCGTCCCAGGTACGCTTGCAACTAACTCAGGCAATACAGCCACGGTCACATACGTCGGCGCGAATATCATAGATTCGTTCGGAAATTTTGGGTTGGCAAGCAGCGTTGGCTCGCCCCCTATGACAAATGATCCGAAACTTGAGCCGTTGCAAAACAATGGTGGTAACACGCAAACGATGGCGCTACAGGCAGACAGCCCGGCCATTGATGCAGCAATCCCCTGCGCACATTTGCCGGCGACCGATCAGCGAGGGAACGCGCGTATCTGGGGTTCTGCACCTGATTTAGGGGCATATGAGTACGGGTCATCGCCAGGAAGAAATGACGATATTTTTCGCGCTGGATTCGATAGCACCTACAACTGTCCGTGA